From Bordetella flabilis, the proteins below share one genomic window:
- a CDS encoding ABC transporter substrate-binding protein, whose amino-acid sequence MSNGIWTWAAACVALLCGAAHADALDDIKARGTLVCGTQNASVPYAYQDAATRTFVGYDVDMCAALAKGLGVALQHKPLSTEARIPELKMGRVDVVAGAMAYLPERASQVDFSLQYLQGGIKVLVKQKSGIATLDDLAGKKICASKGSSSAAIAARVLPKAHVLSFQDVASCYLGLQNDKVDGFTAGELVLKRFELDSQSKGDRTVLLEQATYIEHIGVVVNKGNPKLLAAVNGVIRDMDKTGALDAMYDKWLGLGSIYKLARTFKVEPVDTP is encoded by the coding sequence ATGAGCAACGGGATATGGACATGGGCCGCGGCATGCGTAGCGCTGCTGTGTGGCGCCGCGCACGCGGACGCCCTGGACGATATCAAGGCGCGCGGCACGCTGGTATGCGGCACGCAGAACGCGAGCGTGCCCTACGCCTATCAGGATGCCGCCACGCGCACCTTTGTCGGATACGACGTCGACATGTGCGCCGCGCTGGCCAAGGGCCTCGGGGTCGCGCTGCAACACAAGCCGCTTTCCACGGAAGCGCGCATCCCCGAGCTCAAGATGGGACGCGTCGACGTGGTGGCGGGCGCCATGGCCTACCTTCCCGAACGGGCCAGCCAGGTGGACTTCAGCCTGCAGTACCTGCAGGGTGGCATCAAGGTCCTGGTCAAGCAGAAGTCCGGTATCGCGACGCTGGACGACCTGGCCGGAAAGAAGATCTGCGCGTCCAAGGGATCCAGTTCCGCCGCCATCGCCGCGCGCGTCTTGCCCAAGGCGCATGTGCTGTCTTTCCAGGACGTGGCGTCCTGCTATCTCGGGCTGCAGAACGACAAGGTCGACGGCTTTACGGCAGGCGAGCTGGTGCTCAAGCGCTTCGAGCTGGACTCGCAGTCCAAGGGCGACCGAACCGTGCTGCTGGAACAGGCGACGTATATCGAACATATCGGCGTGGTGGTGAACAAGGGCAATCCCAAGCTGCTGGCCGCCGTCAACGGCGTCATCCGCGATATGGACAAGACCGGCGCCCTCGACGCCATGTACGACAAATGGCTGGGCTTGGGGTCTATCTACAAGCTCGCCCGTACCTTCAAGGTAGAGCCGGTCGACACGCCCTAG
- a CDS encoding amino acid ABC transporter permease produces MEFDLSFLGRGGYGAMLLNGVATTMRLFAGAWLLGFAVALLLVGLRAVPWRPLQAVLTAFVEYHRNVPTVVQIMVWYFGMPQVLPDGLRLWLNKGDTEFMFGMIALALNVSAFMCEDIRSGLRAIPVTQLEAARAIGLGAVGAMRYVMLPQALRIGVPPLINRSLILFKDTSLAMVIGVGELTYQVKAIENQTFRSFEVFAVSTGLYLAASLLLMTLGAWFGRRFPPAFRG; encoded by the coding sequence ATGGAATTCGACCTTTCCTTCCTGGGCCGCGGCGGTTATGGCGCGATGCTGCTCAACGGCGTGGCGACGACCATGCGCCTCTTTGCCGGGGCCTGGCTGCTGGGCTTCGCCGTGGCGCTGCTGCTGGTAGGCCTGCGCGCCGTACCATGGCGGCCGCTGCAGGCGGTGCTCACGGCATTCGTGGAATACCACCGCAACGTGCCCACGGTGGTGCAGATCATGGTCTGGTACTTCGGCATGCCGCAAGTGCTGCCCGACGGCCTGCGCCTGTGGCTGAACAAGGGCGATACCGAGTTCATGTTCGGCATGATCGCCCTGGCCCTGAACGTCAGCGCCTTCATGTGCGAGGACATACGTTCCGGCCTGCGCGCCATACCGGTCACGCAGCTGGAAGCGGCACGCGCCATCGGTCTCGGCGCGGTGGGCGCCATGCGCTACGTCATGCTCCCGCAGGCGCTGCGCATAGGCGTCCCGCCTCTCATCAACCGTTCGCTGATCCTGTTCAAGGACACCAGCCTGGCGATGGTCATCGGCGTGGGCGAGCTGACGTACCAGGTCAAGGCGATCGAGAACCAGACCTTCCGCTCCTTCGAGGTCTTCGCGGTGTCGACCGGACTGTACCTGGCCGCGTCGCTGCTGCTGATGACGCTGGGAGCGTGGTTCGGCAGGCGCTTTCCGCCGGCATTCAGGGGATAG
- a CDS encoding amino acid ABC transporter permease encodes MLQVLHDYGTMFLVGSWPGGPLGGFAATLVLAGVGLAVSFPLAICLGMARTSSRRAARWPATAWVYTFRGIPLIMIIFWAYFVLPALTGATVPAFTTALCAIVLYESAFLGEIVRAGLQGLPPGQTEAARALGLSYGQTMRHVVLPQALANMIPSLVNQFVSTIKATSIVYVIGVQEVTFAAQQVNSMEMTHALQTFLVLAAFYFVPCFGLSRLAGRLERGLARKRLRAA; translated from the coding sequence ATGCTTCAGGTTCTGCACGACTACGGCACGATGTTCCTGGTGGGCTCCTGGCCCGGCGGACCGCTGGGCGGTTTCGCCGCCACCCTGGTCCTGGCCGGCGTGGGCCTGGCGGTCTCGTTTCCCCTGGCGATATGCCTGGGCATGGCCCGCACCAGCAGCCGCCGCGCGGCGCGTTGGCCCGCCACCGCGTGGGTCTACACGTTCCGCGGCATCCCGCTGATCATGATTATCTTCTGGGCCTACTTCGTACTGCCCGCGCTGACCGGCGCGACGGTGCCGGCCTTCACGACGGCGCTATGCGCCATCGTGCTGTACGAGTCGGCCTTCCTCGGCGAGATCGTGCGCGCCGGGCTGCAGGGCCTGCCGCCGGGCCAGACGGAAGCCGCACGCGCCCTGGGCCTGTCGTACGGCCAGACCATGCGCCACGTGGTGCTGCCCCAGGCGCTGGCCAACATGATCCCCTCGCTGGTGAACCAGTTCGTCTCCACCATCAAGGCCACGTCCATCGTCTACGTGATCGGCGTGCAGGAAGTGACCTTCGCGGCGCAGCAGGTCAACAGCATGGAAATGACGCACGCGCTGCAGACCTTCCTGGTGCTGGCCGCCTTTTACTTCGTGCCCTGCTTCGGCCTCTCGCGCCTGGCCGGACGGCTGGAACGCGGACTCGCACGCAAGCGCCTGCGCGCGGCATGA
- a CDS encoding amino acid ABC transporter ATP-binding protein yields the protein MIEMDQVHKWYGDYHALDGICGRVEKGKVVVVCGPSGSGKSTMIRTINRLEAIQGGRIRVNGQDVCAPGRDINRLRAGIGFVFQQFNLFPHLSVRENILLSPTRVARMPRAQADELARELLAKVGLEHKIDAMPASLSGGQQQRVAIARALAQHPPLILFDEPTSALDPEMVGEVLAVIRKLAAEGMTMMVVTHEMAFAREVADRIWFMDAGRILEDATPGRFFSCPTHPRAQKFLSDVVRPDLSFDHQRPSV from the coding sequence ATGATAGAAATGGACCAGGTACACAAATGGTATGGCGACTACCACGCCTTGGACGGCATATGCGGGCGCGTCGAAAAAGGCAAGGTCGTGGTGGTGTGCGGCCCGTCCGGTTCGGGCAAGTCCACCATGATACGGACGATCAACCGGCTGGAGGCGATCCAGGGCGGGCGCATCCGGGTCAATGGCCAGGATGTGTGCGCGCCGGGCCGGGATATCAACCGGCTGCGCGCCGGCATCGGCTTTGTCTTCCAGCAGTTCAACCTGTTTCCGCACCTTTCGGTGCGGGAGAACATCCTGCTTTCGCCCACCCGGGTCGCTCGCATGCCGCGGGCGCAGGCCGACGAACTGGCGCGAGAACTGCTGGCCAAGGTGGGGCTGGAGCACAAGATCGACGCAATGCCGGCCAGCCTGTCCGGCGGACAGCAACAGCGCGTGGCCATCGCGCGAGCGCTGGCGCAACATCCGCCGCTCATCCTGTTCGACGAGCCGACCAGCGCGCTGGACCCCGAAATGGTGGGCGAGGTGCTGGCCGTGATCCGCAAGCTCGCCGCCGAGGGCATGACCATGATGGTCGTCACCCACGAGATGGCCTTCGCGCGCGAGGTCGCCGATCGCATCTGGTTCATGGACGCCGGCCGCATCCTGGAGGACGCCACGCCCGGGCGCTTCTTCTCCTGCCCGACGCACCCGCGCGCGCAAAAGTTTCTCTCGGACGTCGTGCGTCCGGACCTTTCTTTCGACCATCAACGGCCGAGCGTGTAG
- a CDS encoding Bug family tripartite tricarboxylate transporter substrate binding protein, whose product MLSKRYAALHFAALCALSAPAVAQAAFPEPGVPVRIVVGFPPGGGADVLARAAAMGVSRTLGTNVIVENRPGASGIIATDYVARAKPDGYTVYIATPGSLTILPSLQKVPYDPARDFAPISLLVTMPNVLVTSPSSGIDSVGDLIARVKSGKDVTYASGGNGTIGQMAAEQFKMMAGVHMRHIPYKGTTPALSDVVSGLVDITFSDPSVRTLVAGGKLKALAVTTATPSGEFPTAPPIAQAGIPGYELTNWYGAIAPAGVPADIVETLNRAFAAAMADPEVGRQLAASGMTATSNTPAQFGELMANERGKWAELIKKAAIRLD is encoded by the coding sequence ATGCTTTCAAAACGCTACGCCGCCCTGCATTTCGCCGCGCTGTGCGCCCTGTCCGCGCCCGCTGTCGCCCAGGCCGCCTTTCCGGAGCCCGGCGTGCCGGTACGCATCGTCGTCGGCTTCCCGCCCGGCGGCGGCGCCGACGTGCTGGCGCGCGCGGCCGCGATGGGCGTTTCCCGGACGCTCGGCACGAACGTGATCGTGGAGAACCGGCCCGGCGCCAGCGGGATCATCGCCACGGATTATGTAGCGCGGGCCAAGCCCGACGGCTACACGGTGTACATCGCCACGCCGGGTTCGCTGACCATCCTGCCCAGCCTGCAGAAGGTGCCCTACGACCCTGCGCGGGACTTCGCGCCCATCTCGCTGCTGGTCACGATGCCCAACGTCCTGGTGACCAGCCCCTCGTCCGGCATCGACAGCGTCGGCGACCTGATCGCGCGCGTCAAGTCGGGCAAGGATGTCACCTATGCCTCGGGAGGCAACGGCACGATCGGACAGATGGCGGCCGAGCAGTTCAAGATGATGGCCGGCGTCCACATGCGCCACATTCCCTACAAGGGCACCACGCCCGCACTGAGCGACGTCGTCAGCGGATTGGTGGATATCACCTTCTCCGATCCATCGGTCAGGACGCTGGTGGCGGGCGGCAAGCTGAAGGCCCTGGCAGTCACCACCGCGACGCCCTCCGGCGAATTCCCGACGGCGCCGCCGATCGCCCAGGCCGGCATTCCTGGCTACGAGCTGACGAACTGGTACGGCGCGATCGCGCCGGCCGGCGTGCCGGCAGACATCGTCGAAACACTCAACCGGGCCTTTGCCGCCGCCATGGCCGACCCTGAGGTAGGCCGCCAGCTGGCAGCCTCCGGCATGACGGCGACTTCCAACACGCCGGCACAGTTCGGCGAGCTGATGGCAAATGAGCGCGGCAAATGGGCGGAGCTCATCAAGAAGGCCGCCATCCGCCTGGATTGA
- a CDS encoding molybdopterin-dependent oxidoreductase, producing the protein MTSTRTGERRYPQLAHWGAYTAVVRDGRLVACEPFALDPRPSPLLDAIVPMVYSPRRIARPVVRKSWLDSRGARGRDLRGRDPFVEVDWDQALALVADEITRTRAEHGASGIFCGSYGWSSAGRLHHARSLIRRFYFAGGGGVDQVGNYSWGTAQFLLPHVIGTYAPLTGRVTSWPSIVAHTEVFVAFGGLALKNGQVSSGGAAEHTQEHWLRELAAGGARVINISPTRDDCPAFLNAEWIPIRPNTDVALMLALAWELRRLNAHDPDFLSRCCVGYDALEAYFLGRSDGTAKTPEWAASVTGVPAQRIRELAAALCGKRSYLTCSFAVQRAQYGEQPYWMVIALAAMLGQIGLPGGGFGFGHGSMNGVGNPRIATPGPEMPVGRNPAGLSIPVARLTDMLEHPGAPYAFQGETRHYPDIQLVHWAGGNPFHHHQQLNRLLNAWRAKPRTIVVNEIWWTPAARHADIVLPITTSLERNDIGGSSRDRYALAMHRAIDPVGQARDDFDVFADLARRLGYGERYTEGRGEMDWVRHIYARFASAQGHAAAALPDFDAFWRQGYVELPAPQHDFVLFEEFRADPPGHPLGTPSGRIELYSETLAAYGCTDCGPHPRWMAPREWLGADAAQKHPLHLLTVQPADRLHSQLDPAPLAQANKVAGCEALRIHPHDARQRRVRAGDVVRLYNDRGACLAGAVLDEGLLRGTVVMATGAWFSPDQGGNAPERAGTANVLTLDIGTSSLTQGPNAMSCLVQVERWNGPAA; encoded by the coding sequence ATGACATCCACGCGGACGGGCGAACGCCGTTATCCGCAATTGGCGCACTGGGGCGCCTATACCGCCGTGGTGCGGGACGGCCGCCTGGTCGCCTGCGAACCGTTCGCCCTGGACCCGCGCCCATCGCCGTTGCTGGACGCCATCGTCCCGATGGTCTATTCGCCGCGGCGCATCGCGCGACCCGTGGTGCGCAAGTCCTGGCTGGATTCGCGCGGCGCGCGCGGACGCGACCTGCGCGGACGCGATCCCTTCGTCGAGGTCGATTGGGACCAGGCCTTGGCACTGGTCGCCGACGAGATCACGCGTACCCGCGCGGAGCACGGCGCGTCCGGCATCTTCTGCGGCTCCTACGGGTGGTCGTCGGCGGGCCGCCTGCACCACGCGCGCTCGCTGATCCGGCGCTTCTACTTCGCCGGCGGCGGCGGGGTCGACCAGGTCGGCAACTACAGCTGGGGCACGGCGCAATTCCTCCTGCCCCATGTAATCGGCACCTATGCACCGCTGACCGGCAGGGTGACATCCTGGCCCAGCATCGTCGCGCACACCGAGGTCTTCGTGGCCTTTGGCGGCCTGGCGCTGAAGAACGGCCAGGTATCGTCGGGCGGCGCCGCCGAACACACACAGGAACATTGGCTGCGCGAACTGGCCGCCGGCGGCGCACGGGTCATCAACATCAGTCCGACCCGCGACGATTGCCCGGCTTTCCTCAACGCCGAGTGGATACCGATACGCCCGAACACCGATGTCGCCCTGATGCTCGCCCTGGCCTGGGAACTGCGCCGCCTGAACGCGCACGACCCCGACTTCCTGTCGCGCTGCTGCGTCGGATACGACGCGCTGGAGGCCTACTTCCTGGGCCGGTCGGACGGCACGGCCAAGACGCCTGAATGGGCGGCGTCGGTCACCGGCGTGCCGGCGCAACGGATACGGGAACTGGCGGCGGCGCTGTGCGGCAAACGCAGCTACCTGACATGTTCCTTCGCCGTCCAGCGCGCGCAATACGGCGAGCAGCCTTACTGGATGGTCATCGCCCTGGCGGCCATGCTCGGGCAGATCGGGCTGCCCGGCGGCGGCTTCGGCTTCGGCCATGGCTCCATGAACGGCGTCGGCAACCCCCGCATCGCCACACCGGGTCCGGAAATGCCCGTGGGTCGAAACCCCGCGGGGCTCTCGATACCCGTGGCCCGCCTGACCGACATGCTGGAGCACCCGGGCGCCCCCTACGCATTCCAGGGCGAAACCCGCCACTATCCCGATATCCAGCTGGTCCACTGGGCCGGCGGCAATCCCTTCCACCACCACCAGCAGTTGAACCGCCTGTTGAACGCCTGGCGCGCCAAACCGCGCACCATCGTCGTGAACGAGATCTGGTGGACCCCGGCGGCGCGGCATGCCGACATCGTGCTGCCGATCACGACTTCGCTGGAGCGCAACGATATCGGCGGATCGTCGCGCGACCGATACGCGCTGGCCATGCACCGGGCCATCGATCCGGTCGGCCAGGCGCGTGACGATTTCGACGTGTTCGCCGATCTCGCGCGCCGGCTGGGCTATGGCGAGCGCTACACCGAAGGGCGCGGCGAAATGGACTGGGTGCGTCACATCTACGCGCGCTTCGCGTCCGCGCAAGGCCACGCCGCCGCCGCGCTGCCGGATTTCGATGCGTTCTGGCGCCAGGGCTACGTCGAACTGCCGGCGCCGCAGCACGATTTCGTGCTGTTCGAGGAATTCCGCGCGGATCCGCCGGGCCATCCGCTTGGAACGCCGAGTGGACGGATCGAACTCTATAGCGAAACGCTGGCCGCGTATGGCTGCACCGATTGCGGACCGCATCCGCGCTGGATGGCACCGCGCGAATGGCTGGGGGCCGACGCGGCGCAGAAGCACCCGCTGCACCTTTTGACGGTGCAACCGGCCGACAGGCTGCACAGCCAGTTGGACCCCGCGCCGCTGGCGCAAGCCAACAAGGTGGCGGGATGCGAGGCCTTGCGCATCCACCCCCATGACGCCCGGCAGCGCCGGGTGCGCGCAGGCGACGTCGTGCGGCTGTACAACGACCGCGGCGCCTGCCTGGCCGGCGCCGTCCTGGACGAGGGCCTGCTGCGCGGCACCGTCGTCATGGCCACGGGCGCCTGGTTTTCGCCCGATCAAGGCGGGAATGCGCCCGAGCGCGCCGGAACGGCCAATGTGCTGACGCTGGACATCGGGACTTCCTCGCTGACCCAGGGACCCAATGCCATGAGCTGCCTGGTGCAGGTGGAGCGCTGGAACGGACCGGCCGCGTGA
- a CDS encoding M14 family metallopeptidase, producing the protein MGLIKDFLAGREGEARWHGMVPVGSMSSGMPVGLPFVAVRGARPGKTLWLHGQVHGDEINGMVAALRFAAALDPQTMQGNVVVTPTGNPHALDARRKRNPYDELDLDQCYPGSPRGLVSERLAHALFAEIRDTASLVVNLHTMNALFDSKPYAVYKLHPDSGIDEAELLAAIALFEPNVACRMDVGGKGELPGNIAGALDYQCLAGRIPAFMLELGGGSRYEAAHVALAERGFLRLAARLGILPHPAAAIDVAPATVRRVTRRGWITFDHGGLFVPAVQAGDTLPAGALLGTSMDIHGRAREEVRAAGACIVIGLRRDPVVHTGERAAFVAHDWDEVALGPDRG; encoded by the coding sequence ATGGGATTGATCAAGGACTTTCTGGCCGGGCGCGAAGGTGAAGCCCGGTGGCATGGCATGGTGCCGGTCGGTTCGATGTCCTCGGGCATGCCGGTTGGATTGCCCTTCGTCGCCGTGCGCGGCGCCCGGCCCGGCAAAACCTTATGGCTGCACGGCCAGGTGCACGGCGACGAAATCAATGGCATGGTCGCGGCCTTGCGCTTCGCCGCGGCGCTGGATCCGCAGACCATGCAGGGCAATGTCGTGGTGACGCCCACCGGCAATCCGCATGCGCTGGACGCCCGGCGCAAGCGCAATCCCTACGACGAGCTCGACCTGGACCAGTGCTATCCGGGCAGTCCGCGCGGTCTGGTGTCCGAGCGGCTGGCGCACGCCCTGTTCGCGGAGATCCGCGATACCGCGAGCCTGGTGGTCAACCTGCACACCATGAACGCGCTGTTCGACTCCAAGCCCTACGCCGTGTACAAGCTGCACCCGGATAGCGGAATCGACGAGGCCGAGCTCCTGGCCGCGATTGCACTGTTCGAGCCCAATGTGGCGTGCCGCATGGATGTAGGCGGCAAGGGCGAGCTGCCCGGCAATATCGCGGGCGCGCTGGACTACCAGTGCCTGGCCGGGCGCATCCCCGCCTTCATGCTGGAGCTGGGCGGAGGCAGCCGCTACGAGGCCGCCCACGTCGCCCTGGCCGAGCGAGGCTTCCTGCGCCTGGCGGCCCGCCTGGGCATCCTGCCGCATCCCGCCGCGGCGATCGACGTGGCGCCCGCCACCGTGCGGCGCGTGACGCGGCGCGGCTGGATCACCTTCGACCACGGGGGCCTGTTCGTTCCCGCCGTGCAGGCCGGCGACACGCTGCCCGCGGGCGCCCTGCTGGGAACGTCGATGGATATCCACGGCAGGGCGCGGGAGGAAGTCCGCGCTGCCGGCGCCTGCATCGTCATTGGCTTGCGCCGCGATCCCGTGGTGCATACAGGCGAACGCGCCGCCTTCGTCGCCCACGACTGGGACGAGGTCGCGCTCGGCCCGGATCGCGGTTAG
- a CDS encoding Bug family tripartite tricarboxylate transporter substrate binding protein has protein sequence MDIVRRRLNAAALGLASVALAPRISFAEDKWPSKPIRVIVPFAAGGANDLLGRAAAEGMAKALGANVVVENKPGAGAVIGTDYVARADNDGYTFLISAAGVISNSMIRKVHYQDSDLVPVVMVGLAPSVIVAPANSPYTSLKDFVEASRKGAGLHFATAGTGSTPHFVEGILTTKYGAKLDLVPYKSGSESVSAVIGNQVDATSEASIVVLPMIRSGKLKALACTWSERIAAYPELSTAAEQGFPDIKIAHWAGVHAPKGTPDVILDKVAAAVDQAMKDPANVQKLTALGIEPVGGTRASFAKFCDEERARLGAVVKATGMRQES, from the coding sequence ATGGATATCGTACGTCGCCGCCTCAACGCGGCCGCGCTTGGCCTGGCCAGCGTCGCCCTCGCCCCACGGATTTCCTTCGCCGAGGACAAATGGCCCTCCAAGCCCATCCGCGTCATCGTGCCTTTCGCTGCGGGTGGCGCCAATGACCTGCTGGGCCGCGCCGCCGCCGAAGGCATGGCCAAGGCGCTGGGCGCCAATGTCGTCGTCGAGAACAAGCCGGGCGCGGGCGCCGTCATCGGTACCGACTACGTGGCCCGCGCCGATAACGACGGCTATACCTTCCTGATCAGCGCCGCCGGCGTCATCTCCAACAGCATGATCCGCAAGGTGCACTACCAGGACAGCGACCTCGTCCCGGTGGTGATGGTCGGCCTGGCGCCGTCGGTCATCGTGGCCCCGGCCAATTCGCCGTACACGTCCCTGAAGGACTTCGTCGAGGCCTCCCGCAAAGGCGCGGGCCTGCATTTCGCCACCGCCGGCACCGGCAGCACGCCGCACTTCGTCGAAGGCATCCTGACGACCAAGTATGGCGCCAAGCTGGACCTCGTTCCCTACAAGAGCGGCTCGGAGTCGGTCTCCGCCGTCATCGGCAACCAGGTGGACGCCACATCCGAAGCCAGCATCGTCGTGCTGCCCATGATCCGCTCGGGCAAGCTGAAGGCGCTGGCCTGCACGTGGTCGGAGCGGATCGCGGCCTATCCCGAATTGAGCACCGCCGCCGAGCAGGGCTTTCCCGACATCAAGATCGCCCACTGGGCCGGCGTGCATGCCCCCAAGGGTACGCCGGACGTCATCCTGGACAAGGTCGCGGCCGCGGTGGACCAGGCCATGAAGGACCCCGCCAACGTCCAGAAGCTTACCGCCCTGGGGATCGAACCCGTCGGCGGTACGCGCGCCTCGTTCGCGAAATTCTGCGACGAAGAACGGGCGCGTCTGGGCGCCGTCGTCAAGGCCACCGGAATGCGGCAGGAAAGCTGA